In the Hordeum vulgare subsp. vulgare chromosome 7H, MorexV3_pseudomolecules_assembly, whole genome shotgun sequence genome, one interval contains:
- the LOC123410782 gene encoding uncharacterized protein LOC123410782 isoform X1 has product MLCFGSSVSPPDCRELVRSCAALVEKLGDRDVAGHSYGLLHAAVKTALLSPRYQCLFPSPCYREDGESSCEMGTISLDVTTHPSCQVLPSDGSVPPRALLWHFDPSILKHDLSVMLQEAITRPLLCLRKELHDRVAWRVILICLVCSPPAFLEMRSLFHIWFLATGMGSVLGFCTAVVSSVLDILLEPMRWGISMELGQKFPFTHAYFPSQQRDLLAILTGPISCRRFLDLVSYIEGMVFLDKTSSTHSSWKNTQSQSSKGPHFGRKQPSKERVRFNYSSAWLTIMNFPIWFSVAAALLFHQEGSQGYLSEVLSEEKTADSISDMGLAQRAAFYLSWVLCPSNVDECQMLANNMVELSHSWARNNKKRPSNAHHSSIGNHRRTLRVPTIGVTDKLHVSTNPVSSLIRDFDDRCVKFCRITAVSQVQGAQQLHVPLSCTNFLHVRVPLGVLLVSSACISEQDCNALLHYASTGLVLESKEVQTKRKDQAGNDIFLSSCGGFTERWALSGACLIFGWFDIIEDMSATIFECEDTCCHFVSQLRTKTCPYLLKCVNILLHDAGQDKDFLIDLRDRLMNWNNKGKCFDGCEALKDVILQLNAKIQPSS; this is encoded by the exons ATGCTATGCTTCGGGAGCTCCGTCTCGCCCCCGGACTGCCGCGAGCTGGTCCGCTCCTGCGCCGCCCTCGTCGAGAAATTGGGGGACCGTGATG TTGCGGGGCATTCCTATGGTCTGTTGCATGCTGCTGTGAAAACAGCCCTGTTATCCCCTCGTTATCAGTGTCTCTTTCCTTCGCCGTGTTAcagagaagatggagaaagcAGTTGCGAGATGGGTACCATTTCTCTGGATGTAACAACTCATCCATCTTGTCAAGTGCTTCCCAGTGATGGCTCAGTCCCGCCGAG GGCCCTTTTGTGGCATTTCGACCCATCAATTCTAAAACATGATCTTTCAGTGATGCTACAAGAAGCAATTACAAGGCCTTTGCTTTGTCTGAGAAAAGAATTACATGACCGGGTAGCATGGCGTGTCATTCTAATATGCTTAGTTTGCTCCCCACCAGCGTTCTTGGAGATGCGATCATTATTCCATATATGGTTTCTTGCGAC GGGTATGGGTTCTGTGCTAGGATTTTGCACGGCGGTGGTATCATCAGTGTTAGATATTCTTCTCGAGCCTATGAGATGGGGAATATCCATGGAACTAGGACAGAAATTTCCCTTCACACATGCTTATTTCCCAAGCCAACAAAGGGATTTACTTGCCATACTAACTGGACCCATATCATGCAGAAGATTTTTGGATCTTGTTTCTTACATAGAAGGTATGGTTTTCTTGGATAAAACAAGCAGCACCCACTCTTCATGGAAAAACACACAATCACAATCATCAAAAGGGCCGCACTTTGGCAGGAAACAACCATCAAAGGAACGGGTCAGGTTCAATTACAGTTCTGCTTG GTTGACGATTATGAACTTCCCTATCTGGTTCAGTGTTGCTGCTGCTTTACTGTTTCACCAGGAAGGTTCACAAGGTTATTTATCAGAAGTATTATCTGAGGAGAAAACTGCTGACTCAATAAGCGATATGGGTCTTGCTCAGAGGGCAGCATTTTACCTTTCGTGGGTTTTATGCCCTTCTAATGTTGATGAATGCCAGATGCTAGCTAACAATATGGTGGAGTTATCACATTCTTGGGCCAGGAACAACAAAAAGCGCCCAAGTAATGCACACCATAGCAGTATAGGAAATCACCGGAGGACACTGCGCGTACCCACAATTGGGGTTACAGATAAACTTCATGTGTCAACTAACCCTGTCAGTTCCCTTATTAGAGATTTTGATGATCGCTGTGTGAAGTTTTGTCGTATAACTGCTGTCAGTCAAGTGCAAGGTGCACAACAATTACACGTCCCTCTCTCATGCACTAATTTTCTGCATGTACGGGTTCCTTTAGGGGTGTTACTTGTATCCTCTGCTTGCATTAGTGAGCAAGATTGTAACGCACTTCTGCACTACGCAAGCACTGGTCTGGTTCTGGAGTCAAAGGAAGTCCAGACAAAAAGGAAAGATCAGGCTGGTAATGATATTTTTTTATCTAGTTGTGGAGGTTTTACTGAAAGATGGGCTTTAAGTGGTGCATGTCTCATCTTTGGCTGGTTTGACATTATTGAAGATATGTCTGCAACGATCTTTGAATGTGAAGATACATGTTGTCATTTTGTCAGTCAACTCAGAACCAAGACATGCCCATATCTGCTGAAGTGTGTAAATATATTGCTACACGACGCAGGTCAAGATAAAGATTTTTTAATCGACCTTCGTGACAGATTGATGAACTGGAATAACAAAGGGAAGTGTTTTGATGGTTGTGAGGCACTCAAAGACGTTATCCTTCAACTGAACGCAAAAATTCAGCCCTCTTCATAG
- the LOC123410782 gene encoding uncharacterized protein LOC123410782 isoform X2, with protein MLCFGSSVSPPDCRELVRSCAALVEKLGDRDVAGHSYGLLHAAVKTALLSPRYQCLFPSPCYREDGESSCEMGTISLDVTTHPSCQVLPSDGSVPPRALLWHFDPSILKHDLSVMLQEAITRPLLCLRKELHDRVAWRVILICLVCSPPAFLEMRSLFHIWFLATGMGSVLGFCTAVVSSVLDILLEPMRWGISMELGQKFPFTHAYFPSQQRDLLAILTGPISCRRFLDLVSYIEGNNHQRNGSGSITVLLG; from the exons ATGCTATGCTTCGGGAGCTCCGTCTCGCCCCCGGACTGCCGCGAGCTGGTCCGCTCCTGCGCCGCCCTCGTCGAGAAATTGGGGGACCGTGATG TTGCGGGGCATTCCTATGGTCTGTTGCATGCTGCTGTGAAAACAGCCCTGTTATCCCCTCGTTATCAGTGTCTCTTTCCTTCGCCGTGTTAcagagaagatggagaaagcAGTTGCGAGATGGGTACCATTTCTCTGGATGTAACAACTCATCCATCTTGTCAAGTGCTTCCCAGTGATGGCTCAGTCCCGCCGAG GGCCCTTTTGTGGCATTTCGACCCATCAATTCTAAAACATGATCTTTCAGTGATGCTACAAGAAGCAATTACAAGGCCTTTGCTTTGTCTGAGAAAAGAATTACATGACCGGGTAGCATGGCGTGTCATTCTAATATGCTTAGTTTGCTCCCCACCAGCGTTCTTGGAGATGCGATCATTATTCCATATATGGTTTCTTGCGAC GGGTATGGGTTCTGTGCTAGGATTTTGCACGGCGGTGGTATCATCAGTGTTAGATATTCTTCTCGAGCCTATGAGATGGGGAATATCCATGGAACTAGGACAGAAATTTCCCTTCACACATGCTTATTTCCCAAGCCAACAAAGGGATTTACTTGCCATACTAACTGGACCCATATCATGCAGAAGATTTTTGGATCTTGTTTCTTACATAGAAG GAAACAACCATCAAAGGAACGGGTCAGGTTCAATTACAGTTCTGCTTG GTTGA
- the LOC123409941 gene encoding cytochrome P450 76M5-like translates to MEPASTVRSAAYGDGLNPPTDSRLSSPHHHHTNEPMEMELWPWPICAALAVATLLYYLASPTRSRSAGTGRMRMPPGPTPLPVAGNLLNLRRGNLHHTLARLARAHGPVMTLKLGLTTAVVVSSRDAARDAFTRHDRRLAARAVPDATRALGFADRSMVWLPSSDPRWKGLRGVAAAHAFSPRALAAARGVREHKVRDMLGHLRGRAGREVDVGQALYAGALNLVSSALCSVDVVDMGAAEPGQGVRELVEDLVSVIAKPNVSDLVPFLRRLDLQGWRRWSATRMEKILRVLDGIVDRRMALAAAASNASTEEKLSHGDFLDVLLELLSTGKIARDGLTALLFDLFTAGSDTMAITVEWAMAELLRNPGVMAKLRAEIDGALGGKETIGEADAAGLPYLQAVVKEAMRLHPVAPILLPHRAVEEGVEIGGYAVPEGSTVIFNAWAIMRDQAAWERPDEFVPERFLGTPDRVPVDFRGKAFEFIPFGSGRRLCPGLPMAERVVPFILASLLHAFEWRLPDGVSAEELDVSERFTTANVMAVPLKAVPVVVTLSMDVTT, encoded by the coding sequence atggAACCGGCCTCAACTGTGCGATCTGCTGCATATGGAGATGGCCTCAACCCGCCGACGGACTCCCGCCTGAGCAGCCCGCACCACCACCACACGAACGAGCCAATGGAGATGGAGCTCTGGCCATGGCCGATATGTGCGGCGCTGGCGGTCGCCACGCTCCTCTACTACCTGGCCAGCCCGACACGCAGCCGCAGTGCGGGCACGGGGCGGATGCGGATGCCGCCGGGCCCCACGCCGCTGCCCGTCGCCGGCAACTTGCTCAACCTCCGCCgcggcaacctccaccacacgctCGCGCGCCTCGCGCGCGCCCACGGCCCCGTCATGACGCTCAAGCTCGGCCTCACCACCGCCGTCGTGGTGTCCTCGCGCGACGCGGCCCGGGACGCGTTCACGAGGCACGACCGGCGCCTGGCCGCGCGCGCCGTCCCGGACGCCACGCGCGCGCTCGGCTTCGCCGACCGCTCCATGGTGTGGCTGCCGAGCTCCGACCCGCGATGGAAGGGCCTGCGCGGCGTCGCGGCCGCCCACGCCTTCTCCCCGCGCGCCCTCGCCGCGGCGCGCGGCGTGCGCGAGCACAAGGTGCGCGACATGCTGGGCCACCTCCGCGGCcgcgccgggagggaggtggacgTCGGCCAGGCCTTGTACGCCGGGGCGCTCAACCTCGTGTCGAGCGCGCTCTGCTCCGTCGACGTGGTCGACATGGGCGCCGCCGAGCCGGGGCAGGGCGTGCGGGAGCTCGTGGAGGACCTCGTGTCGGTGATCGCCAAGCCCAACGTCTCCGACCTCGTCCCTTTCCTCCGGCGGCTCGACTTGCAAGGATGGCGTCGCTGGTCGGCGACGCGCATGGAGAAAATCCTGCGCGTATTGGACGGCATAGTCGACCGTCGTATGGCATTGGCAGCGGCGGCTTCCAACGCCTCGACGGAGGAGAAGCTTTCTCACGGTGACTTCCTGGACGTgctcctggagctcctctccACGGGCAAGATCGCCCGCGACGGCCTGACAGCCCTACTGTTCGACCTCTTCACGGCCGGGAGCGACACCATGGCGATCACTGTCGAGTGGGCAATGGCCGAGCTGCTCCGGAACCCGGGCGTCATGGCCAAGCTCCGCGCGGAGATAGACGGCGCTCTCGGCGGCAAGGAGACCATCGGCGAGGCCGACGCGGCGGGCCTGCCGTACCTCCAGGCCGTGGTGAAGGAGGCCATGCGGCTGCACCCGGTGGCGCCGATACTGCTGCCCCACCGCGCCGTGGAGGAAGGCGTGGAGATCGGCGGCTACGCCGTGCCGGAGGGCTCGACGGTCATCTTCAACGCGTGGGCGATAATGCGGGACCAGGCGGCGTGGGAGAGGCCCGACGAGTTCGTGCCGGAGAGGTTCCTGGGCACGCCGGACCGGGTGCCGGTGGACTTCCGGGGCAAGGCGTTCGAGTTCATCCCGTTCGGGTCCGGCCGGAGGCTGTGCCCCGGCCTGCCGATGGCGGAGCGCGTGGTGCCGTTCATCCTGGCCTCGCTGCTTCACGCTTTCGAGTGGCGGTTGCCGGACGGCGTGTCGGCGGAGGAGCTGGATGTGAGCGAGCGGTTCACCACCGCCAACGTGATGGCTGTCCCGCTCAAGGCCGTGCCCGTCGTGGTCACCTTATCAATGGACGTCACAACGTGA
- the LOC123411628 gene encoding uncharacterized protein LOC123411628 — protein MWRAAASRLLLPRRPPSAMVARTAWNLHHFSPLTPQQRPSVAEFTPAEAQRMVRLVGLEVLKRRLRSREDEVVPYTEFLGACVDAGAAPTRGQAEALAGAMDQAGSVVLFRGKVYLHPEKIVDLVRSVVPPVLELEDDTRRGEFQLLKKKKEEIDRQACRQVRRILWSGFWFVQATVGLCFRFTFWEFSWDVLAPITFYVASAHLLSGYAYFLITSRNLSYRTYMERLFKLRRRKLCAKHGFNMERYLEMEGHMRCPLGGDYSQGATKAIFGEIERRMQAGQHEVVDHGELMDALTESGLAPMEAEELMRKMDEMSLVLLFRVKTYLNHKKVAGLIRRAVPFALAPEDDARKEEFRQLQAKMQEIDGMARRHAVRILCVGFASFVLQFALLFRLTFWEFSWPVIEPLAYSLAGLQLIFCYGYFLRTASNPTLQDFKRRLFLARRRKLCAKLGFDMDGYLKLQKHSRGPPQGDY, from the exons ATGTGGCGAGCAGCCGCCTCCCGCCTCCTCCTTCCCCGGCGGCCGCCGTCCGCCATGGTGGCACGTACTGCCTGGAACCTCCACCATTTCTCACCGTTAACGCCGCAGCAGCGCCCGTCGGTGGCGGAGTTCACGCCGGCAGAGGCTCAGCGAATGGTGCGGCTTGTTGGACTCGAGGTGCTCAAGAGGCGGCTGCGGAGCCGGGAGGACGAGGTGGTACCGTACACCGAGTTCCTGGGCGCATGCGTGGATGCCGGGGCAGCCCCGACGCGCGGCCAGGCGGAGGCGCTCGCGGGGGCGATGGATCAGGCAGGGAGCGTGGTGCTCTTCCGGGGAAAGGTCTACCTCCACCCCGAGAAG ATCGTAGATCTGGTTAGAAGCGTCGTGCCGCCTGTACTCGAGCTAGAGGACGACACGAGAAGGGGAGAGTTTCAGCTactgaagaaaaagaaagaagagatcgACAGGCAGGCGTGCAGGCAAGTGAGGCGAATCCTCTGGTCAGGCTTTTGGTTCGTGCAAGCCACGGTCGGCTTATGCTTCCGCTTCACATTTTGGGAGTTCTCGTGGGACGTTTTAGCGCCGATCACCTTCTACGTGGCCAGCGCCCACCTGCTTTCCGGCTACGCCTATTTCCTCATCACCTCGCGCAACCTGTCCTATCGAACCTACATGGAGAGGCTGTTTAAATTAAGGAGGAGAAAGCTTTGCGCGAAGCATGGTTTTAACATGGAGAGGTACCTGGAAATGGAGGGGCACATGAGGTGTCCTCTGGGAGGTGATTATTCTCAAG GTGCTACCAAAGCAATCTTCGGAGAAATCGAGCGGAGGATGCAGGCCGGGCAGCATGAGGTGGTCGACCATGGCGAGCTCATGGACGCGTTGACAGAGAGCGGGCTCGCGCCCATGGAGGCGGAGGAACTCATGCGGAAGATGGACGAGATGAGCTTGGTGCTGCTCTTCCGGGTAAAGACCTACCTCAACCACAAGAAG GTTGCGGGCCTGATCAGAAGGGCCGTGCCGTTTGCGCTCGCCCCAGAGGACGATGCAAGGAAAGAAGAGTTCAGGCAACTCCAGGCGAAGATGCAAGAGATCGACGGCATGGCACGCAGGCACGCCGTGCGGATCCTATGTGTTGGCTTCGCGTCATTTGTGCTCCAGTTTGCCCTCTTGTTCCGCCTCACGTTCTGGGAGTTCTCTTGGCCTGTCATAGAGCCACTCGCCTACTCCTTGGCCGGACTCCAGCTGATTTTCTGCTACGGCTATTTCCTGCGTACCGCGAGCAACCCGACGTTACA